A genomic window from Melanotaenia boesemani isolate fMelBoe1 chromosome 15, fMelBoe1.pri, whole genome shotgun sequence includes:
- the mark4a gene encoding MAP/microtubule affinity-regulating kinase 4 isoform X4: MSSRSALPSGNDRSTGEHHVSLGASRADKATSQSSRSLGARCRNSIPSCSDEQPHIGNYRLLKTIGKGNFAKVKLARHILTGREVAIKIIDKTQLNPTSLQKLFREVRIMKGLNHPNIVQLFEVIETDKTLYLVMEYASGGEVFDYLVSHGRMKEVEARAKFRQIVSAVHYCHMKNIVHRDLKAENLLLDADANIKIADFGFSNEFTLGNKLDTFCGSPPYAAPELFQGKKYDGPEVDVWSLGVILYTLVSGSLPFDGQNLKELRERVLRGKYRVPFYMSTDCEGILRRFLVLNPTKRCTLEQVMKDKWINTGYEGEELKPHIEPVEDYSDPARIEVMVGMGFTPEEIKDSLLNQKYNEVTATYLLLGRKGDESSDARTASSLSLARVRPSPITNGTNKHSSATGSSSSSTSSSHSKTQRSTSTYHRQRRHSDFCGPSMPVMHPKRSPTSTGDRELREGRMPSRKASCSVMGSHSLPPSSPMVSSANNPNKSEIPDRRKDMTATTNNIPGSTMTRRNTYVCTDRSGADRHSLLQNGKDNSSLGHRMPAASPSTLSMAGAGAASSSSSSDRCRLTRGSTIRSTFHGGQLRDRGPPVYSAPPTSPTLSHHEPSPLPHARTRATSNLFTKLTSKLTRRVNLDPSKRQGSNKSVSGCTLPQGSKTVRSQMNLRESGDLRSQVAIYLGIKKRPSPGPSDVAGI, encoded by the exons aTGTCTTCTCGATCTGCATTACCGTCTGGAAACGACAGGAGCACAGGAGAACAT cATGTGTCACTGGGGGCCAGTCGTGCAGACAAGGCCACCAGCCAGTCCAGCCGCTCTTTGGGGGCCCGGTGCAGGAACTCCATCCCCTCCTGCTCTGATGAGCAGCCACACATCGGCAACTACCGTCTGCTCAAGACTATCGGCAAGGGAAACTTTGCCAAGGTCAAGCTGGCCCGCCACATCCTGACGGGCAGGGAG GTTGCAATAAAAATCATTGACAAAACTCAGTTGAACCCAACCAGCCTACAAAAG CTTTTTCGGGAGGTACGAATAATGAAAGGTTTAAATCACCCTAACATAG TGCAGCTGTTCGAGGTGATTGAGACTGATAAAACCCTTTATCTGGTCATGGAGTATGCCAGTGGAG GTGAAGTGTTTGACTACCTCGTGTCACATGGGAGAATGAAGGAGGTTGAAGCCAGAGCCAAATTTCGACAG ATTGTCTCTGCTGTCCACTACTGCCACATGAAGAACATTGTCCACAGAGATTTGAAG GCGGAGAACCTTCTGCTGGATGCCGACGCAAACATCAAGATTGCCGATTTTGGCTTCAGCAATGAGTTCACGCTGGGGAACAAGCTGGACACGTTCTGTGGCTCGCCGCCCTATGCTGCACCCGAGCTTTTCCAGGGAAAGAAGTACGACGGGCCAGAGGTGGATGTCTGGAGTCTGGGAGTCATCCTCTATACTCTGGTCAGCGGTTCGCTGCCCTTTGATGGGCAGAACCTGAAG GAGCTGCGGGAGCGTGTGCTGAGGGGAAAGTACCGCGTGCCCTTCTACATGTCCACCGACTGTGAGGGCATCCTTCGCCGATTCCTGGTGCTCAATCCCACCAAACGCTGCACCCTCGAG CAAGTCATGAAGGACAAGTGGATAAATACAGGGTATGAGGGGGAGGAGCTAAAGCCCCATATAGAACCTGTTGAGGACTACAGCGACCCAGCTCGTATAG AGGTGATGGTCGGGATGGGCTTCACTCCAGAGGAAATCAAAGACTCTCTGCTCAATCAGAAATACAATGAGGTCACCGCCACCTACTTACTGCTGGGCCGAAAAGGGGAT GAGAGCAGTGATGCTCGCACTGCTAGTAGCCTGTCCCTGGCGAGGGTACGACCCAGCCCCATCACTAACGGGACCAACAAGCACTCCTCAGCCACcggctcctcctcttcctccacctcctcctcgcATAGCAAGACCCAGCGCAGTACCTCCACCTACCACAGGCAGCGACGACACAGCGACTTCT GCGGCCCTTCCATGCCCGTCATGCACCCCAAGAGGAGCCCCACCAGCACGGGCGACCGGGAGCTACGGGAGGGCCGGATGCCTTCGCGTAAAGCCAGCTGCAGTGTGATGGGGAGCCACAGCCTCCCTCCGTCCAGCCCGATGGTTAGCAGTGCCAACAATCCCAACAAGTCGGAGATCCCGGATCGCCGCAAAGACATGACTGCCACCACG AATAACATCCCTGGAAGCACCATGACACGCCGGAATACATACGTGTGCACGGATCGCTCAGGCGCTGACAGACACTCGCTTCTGCAGAATGGCAAAGACAACAG CTCCCTGGGCCACCGCATGCCCGCAGCTTCCCCCTCCACGCTCAGCATGGCTGGAGCCGGAgccgcctcctcctcttcctcttcggATCGATGTCGCCTCACCCGTGGTTCCACAATCCGCAGCACCTTCCATGGTGGACAACTAAGGGATCGCGGCCCACCGGTCTACTCCGCCCCACCCACATCGCCGACCCTGTCCCACCATGAACCCAGCCCGCTGCCCCACGCCCGCACCAGGGCAACCTCCAACCTGTTCACCAAGCTGACCTCGAAACTCACTCGCAG GGTCAACCTTGACCCATCCAAGCGCCAGGGCTCAAACAAATCAGTCTCGGGTTGTACTCTTCCACAAGGATCAAAAACAGTTA GGTCACAAATGAATCTGAGGGAATCAGGAGATTTGCGGTCACAAG TTGCCATCTACCTGGGTATCAAAAAACGTCCGAGCCCCGGGCCGTCGGACGTGGCTGGAATCTGA